Proteins encoded together in one Lathyrus oleraceus cultivar Zhongwan6 chromosome 5, CAAS_Psat_ZW6_1.0, whole genome shotgun sequence window:
- the LOC127082676 gene encoding uncharacterized protein LOC127082676 yields the protein MVKDVLASPVSTVASESTFSTRGRVLDTYRSSLTPEMAEALIYAQDWLKPTLSQFKDLNINEEFELSATIVSEFGGPSTSGSTSGDGSDAVGNGNEPVAVCFLDVRDNGYPRVAIIRDREKDRSDPDYDRSYGRYARSLSASAVNLVPFNLPKAQPSFAQYDITFNQLGQMAQTQASLGYGSPSTPIMSPFCTPGLNPASGDGAYLQWPSPTMMYAHSYDQFRHAVYQATFGQPLSFDYSQNY from the exons ATGGTGAAGGATGTTTTAGCTAGTCCAGTATCCACTGTTGCTTCTGAAAGCACGTTTAGTACCCGGGGCAGAGTTCTAGACACATATAGAAGTTCACTAACCCCTGAAATGGCAGAGGCTTTGATTTATGCACAGGACTGGTTGAAACCTACACTTAGTCAATTCAAGGACTTGAATATAAATGAAGAATTTGAGTTGTCTGCCACTATTGTTTCAG AATTTGGTGGTCCCTCTACTAGTGGATCAACATCTGGTGATGGATCTGATGCTGTTGGAAACGGAAATGAACCAGTTGCTG TTTGTTTTTTGGA TGTGAGGGATAATGGTTATCCTCGAGTTGCCATTATCAGAGATAGGGAAAAGGATCGAAGTGATCCAGATTATGATCGTAGCTATGGAAG GTATGCTAGGAGTCTCTCAGCCTCTGCAGTTAATTTGGTGCCCTTTAATTTGCCAAAAGCTCAACCTTCATTTGCTCAGTATGACATTACTTTTAATCAGTTGGGTCAAATGGCACAAACTCAGGCTTCACTTGGATATGGATCTCCTTCAACCCCGATAATGAGCCCTTTTTGTACCCCAGGATTGAACCCAGCATCTGGAGATGGTGCTTACCTACAGTGGCCAAGTCCTACAATGATGTATGCACATTCATATGACCAATTTAGACATGCTGTTTACCAG GCTACATTTGGTCAACCTTTGAGCTTTGATTATTCACAGAACTATTAG